In one Acidimicrobiales bacterium genomic region, the following are encoded:
- a CDS encoding NADH-quinone oxidoreductase subunit M, producing MTSSSFPILTVIVFLPLAGALFCALLPADTPEPIARRAGMAFAIAELGLVAYLVVDFPVGEAGFQYLSTQSWIGAFGIEWRVGVDGISLFLLAITALLFPVAMAGPTVRSNNRAYMGWMLLLEAVCMGTFLSMDVFLFFLLFELSLLPAYFLIAGWGGPRRNFAATKFFIYTFAGSAFMFVSMIALVFLVAPLNGGHQTFDLITLTRLAPKLPAADQVLIFSGFATAFAVKIPLVPFYSWLPDAYTEASTGGSMILAGILFKLGAYGLLRFGVFMLPRGAADMAPVLLTLAVVGITYGAVVTIMQKDLKRLVAYATIVDVAFIVLGIFGFSQQGVSGGVFEMVNHGLTTGAIFLLAGMIWERRGTLRFTELGGIQRSAPILAAVFLVVVLSAVGLPGLNGFVGEFLVLVGTFITRRWWAVVGTTAIITSAIYLFWAYQRVFHGPASEDNRKVPDMSWRELFAVAPLLAGIVFLGVYPKPFLDRVNPSVGHLLDHVQTAAPQVHVPVQGRPQVVYLVPPTQNVDPGTGTTASAGSRAGGDGQ from the coding sequence ATGACAAGTTCGAGCTTCCCGATCCTCACCGTGATCGTCTTCCTGCCTTTGGCTGGAGCTCTGTTCTGTGCGCTGCTTCCTGCGGACACGCCGGAGCCCATCGCGCGGAGGGCCGGCATGGCGTTCGCCATCGCCGAGCTCGGGCTGGTCGCGTACCTGGTGGTCGATTTTCCCGTCGGCGAGGCCGGCTTCCAGTACCTGAGCACTCAATCGTGGATCGGCGCGTTCGGGATCGAGTGGCGCGTCGGAGTAGACGGCATCTCCCTGTTCCTGCTCGCGATAACCGCCCTTCTGTTCCCGGTCGCCATGGCCGGCCCGACCGTTCGCTCCAACAACCGCGCCTACATGGGCTGGATGCTTCTCCTTGAAGCCGTGTGTATGGGCACGTTCCTGTCAATGGACGTGTTTCTCTTCTTCCTGCTGTTCGAGCTCAGCCTGCTGCCCGCCTACTTCCTCATCGCCGGATGGGGAGGACCGCGCCGGAACTTCGCGGCGACGAAGTTCTTCATATACACCTTCGCCGGCTCTGCCTTCATGTTCGTCTCGATGATTGCATTGGTGTTCCTGGTCGCTCCTCTGAACGGCGGACACCAGACCTTCGACCTGATCACCCTCACCCGTTTGGCCCCGAAACTGCCCGCCGCCGACCAGGTGCTCATCTTCTCCGGTTTCGCTACGGCCTTCGCGGTGAAGATCCCGCTCGTCCCGTTCTACAGCTGGCTGCCGGACGCGTACACCGAAGCGTCCACCGGGGGATCGATGATCCTCGCCGGCATCCTCTTCAAGCTGGGTGCGTACGGGCTGCTTCGATTCGGTGTCTTCATGCTCCCGCGGGGCGCGGCGGACATGGCCCCCGTCCTGCTCACCCTTGCCGTCGTCGGGATCACCTACGGCGCGGTCGTGACGATCATGCAGAAAGACCTAAAACGGCTGGTGGCATACGCCACGATCGTCGATGTCGCGTTCATCGTCCTCGGAATCTTTGGGTTCAGCCAGCAGGGCGTGAGCGGAGGCGTGTTCGAGATGGTCAACCACGGTCTCACCACCGGCGCCATCTTCCTTCTAGCCGGGATGATCTGGGAGCGCAGGGGCACCCTCCGGTTCACCGAGCTCGGTGGAATCCAGAGGTCCGCCCCGATACTGGCCGCCGTCTTCCTGGTGGTCGTGCTCAGCGCGGTCGGGCTGCCCGGCCTCAACGGCTTCGTCGGCGAGTTCCTCGTCCTCGTCGGGACCTTCATAACGCGCCGCTGGTGGGCCGTCGTCGGCACTACGGCGATCATCACCAGCGCGATCTACCTGTTCTGGGCCTATCAACGGGTTTTCCACGGGCCGGCGTCTGAGGACAACCGCAAGGTCCCGGACATGTCGTGGCGGGAGCTGTTCGCGGTTGCACCGTTGCTCGCGGGCATCGTGTTCCTCGGCGTCTACCCGAAACCGTTCCTCGACCGCGTCAATCCCAGCGTCGGCCATCTGCTCGACCACGTACAGACCGCGGCACCCCAGGTTCACGTGCCCGTGCAGGGTCGTCCGCAGGTGGTCTATCTCGTCCCGCCCACCCAGAACGTGGATCCCGGGACAGGTACGACCGCCTCGGCGGGGTCGCGGGCTGGAGGTGACGGCCAATGA
- a CDS encoding NADH-quinone oxidoreductase subunit N — MTGQLIGLVSHGFGAHGVLAQTAGQCINPDGARYSSLCTANNSLRIPIAYRSILPVLILAIGALVLLMVSAVLPKRSWPGLYPGLTVIIGGAGAIASAWQWSDVGNHHGQLAIGQQILYDRFSVFFLLLISIAVILGALISDSYLRREGLDGVEAYVLMLMAGVGAMLMAESAGLIMLFLGLEIMSIAFYVMAAYHRRRTQSGEAGFKYFILGSFSSAIFLYGVALVYGATGSTQFAEIAAYLSRDVLTHTGVLLAGMALIIVGLGFKVAAVPFHFWTPDVYQGSPTPFTGYMAAVAKAAGFAGLVRVLMGALPTQATNWRPIIWFIAVLTLIIGSVVAIAQRDLKRMLAYSSISQAGYVLVGLQSATATGTASVLFYLFTYVFIIAGSFAVVGVIQGRGEARNDLGAIRGVARRQPILAGAMLVFLLAQAGIPLTSGFLGKFYVIQASVQAGQYPLAIIAMLAAAIAAFFYLRIALLMYGNNGQPEPEPASSGDAAGASIPAGQSGNGEAPDDSELAGLEPVRTLDPPTTTAALLDPPTQPAPVPFPVGLSITVCVLFTIFAGVSEPVIDLARHATTLF; from the coding sequence ATGACCGGCCAGCTGATCGGCCTCGTTTCGCATGGCTTCGGAGCGCATGGAGTGCTGGCCCAGACAGCCGGACAGTGCATCAATCCCGACGGCGCTCGATACTCGTCGCTGTGCACGGCGAACAACTCCTTGCGCATCCCGATCGCCTACCGGTCGATCCTGCCCGTCCTCATCCTTGCGATCGGGGCCCTTGTTCTTCTGATGGTGTCCGCCGTCCTTCCCAAGAGATCCTGGCCCGGCCTCTACCCAGGGCTCACCGTGATCATCGGCGGCGCCGGCGCGATCGCCTCGGCATGGCAGTGGAGTGACGTCGGGAACCACCACGGGCAGTTGGCCATCGGTCAGCAGATCCTGTACGACCGGTTCAGCGTCTTCTTCCTTCTTTTGATCTCGATCGCGGTGATCCTGGGGGCGCTGATCTCCGACAGCTACCTGCGACGGGAGGGCCTCGACGGCGTGGAGGCCTACGTGCTCATGCTCATGGCGGGTGTCGGCGCAATGCTGATGGCAGAGTCAGCCGGGCTGATCATGCTGTTCCTCGGGCTCGAGATCATGTCGATCGCGTTCTACGTGATGGCCGCCTATCACCGCCGCCGCACGCAGTCGGGGGAAGCAGGCTTCAAGTACTTCATCCTCGGGTCGTTCTCCTCGGCGATCTTCCTCTACGGGGTCGCACTCGTCTACGGCGCCACCGGTTCGACACAGTTCGCCGAGATCGCCGCCTACCTCTCGCGGGATGTGCTCACCCACACCGGCGTCCTCCTCGCCGGCATGGCACTCATAATCGTCGGCCTGGGTTTCAAAGTTGCCGCGGTTCCGTTCCATTTCTGGACGCCCGACGTGTACCAGGGAAGCCCCACCCCATTCACCGGTTACATGGCGGCGGTCGCCAAGGCCGCCGGGTTCGCCGGCCTCGTCCGGGTCCTCATGGGCGCACTCCCGACACAGGCGACCAACTGGCGGCCGATCATCTGGTTCATTGCCGTCCTGACCCTGATCATCGGTTCGGTGGTCGCGATCGCTCAACGCGACTTGAAGCGGATGCTCGCCTACTCGTCCATCAGCCAGGCCGGGTACGTCCTGGTCGGGCTTCAGTCCGCGACCGCAACCGGCACGGCCAGCGTCCTGTTCTACCTCTTCACCTACGTGTTCATCATCGCCGGGAGCTTCGCGGTCGTAGGGGTGATCCAGGGCCGCGGCGAGGCCCGGAACGACCTCGGTGCGATCCGGGGCGTCGCCCGCCGACAGCCGATCCTCGCCGGTGCGATGCTCGTGTTCTTGCTTGCCCAGGCCGGGATTCCTTTGACGAGCGGGTTCCTCGGCAAGTTCTATGTGATCCAGGCCTCGGTGCAGGCCGGGCAATACCCGCTCGCAATCATCGCCATGCTCGCCGCCGCGATCGCGGCGTTCTTCTACCTTCGGATCGCGCTGCTCATGTACGGCAACAACGGGCAACCTGAGCCTGAGCCCGCAAGTTCGGGAGACGCGGCCGGAGCATCGATCCCCGCCGGCCAGTCAGGCAACGGCGAGGCGCCCGACGACTCGGAGCTGGCAGGGCTCGAACCGGTCCGGACCCTCGACCCGCCGACGACCACCGCAGCCCTTCTCGATCCTCCTACCCAGCCGGCGCCGGTGCCGTTCCCGGTAGGACTCTCGATCACTGTCTGCGTCCTCTTCACGATCTTCGCCGGCGTATCGGAGCCGGTGATCGATCTCGCCCGGCACGCAACGACGCTGTTCTAG